One part of the Ornithorhynchus anatinus isolate Pmale09 chromosome 21, mOrnAna1.pri.v4, whole genome shotgun sequence genome encodes these proteins:
- the LOC100091043 gene encoding glutathione S-transferase theta-1-like, translated as MGLELYLDLLSSPCRAVFIFLEKNQIPFDFQPVNLLQGEHGSSEFASVNSLGRLPTLKDGDFTLKESVAILLYLCREYNTEDHWYPEDGQARARVDEYLSWQHLAIHDLCSKILWLKVLFPYFTDQPVLQNKLDDALAELEANLQQLEEQFLQDQSFIAGDDISLADLVAIVELMQPVGAGCTIFEGRPKLSEWRELVEEAVGKELFREAHDKIMKVQELSGQEADPLLKEKVTAVLQKMM; from the exons GCTGGAGTTATACCTGGACTTGCTGTCTTCCCCATGCCGAGCCGTCTTCATCTTCCTGGAGAAAAACCAGATCCCCTTCGATTTCCAACCAGTCAACCTCCTGCAAG GGGAGCATGGCAGCAGTGAGTTCGCCAGCGTGAATTCCCTGGGGAGATTGCCCACGCTCAAGGACGGAGACTTCACCCTGAAagagag CGTGGCCATCCTGCTCTACCTGTGCCGCGAATACAACACGGAGGACCACTGGTACCCAGAGGATGGGCAGGCCCGCGCCCGCGTGGACGAGTACCTGTCCTGGCAGCACCTGGCCATCCACGACCTCTGCTCCAAGATCCTGTGGCTCAAG GTGCTGTTCCCTTATTTCACGGACCAGCCGGTGCTGCAGAACAAGCTGGACGATGCCCTGGCGGAGCTGGAAGCCAACCTGCAGCAGCTGGAGGAGCAGTTCCTGCAAGATCAGTCCTTCATCGCCGGGGACGACATCTCCCTGGCCGACCTGGTGGCCATCGTCGAGCTCATGCAg CCGGTGGGGGCCGGCTGCACCATCTTCGAGGGGCGGCCCAAGCTGTCGGAGTGGCGGGAGCTGGTGGAGGAGGCCGTGGGCAAGGAGCTGTTCCGGGAGGCCCACGACAAGATCATGAAGGTGCAGGAGCTGAGTGGCCAGGAGGCCGACCCGCTGCTGAAGGAGAAGGTGACTGCCGTCCTGCAGAAGATGATGTAG